The window TCGTACAAAGTTATCACTTTTTCCACCGAAGTTTGGGTCTTCTCTTTCCAGTTATCATGGAAGTTGAAACCGAAGATAGAACAACGATGAATAGTAACAGCGTAATGTGTCAGTTAACAGACCCAGAAGGTACTTCTTTAGGAGCTTCAATGTTTCTTCCTCAAAGTGCCGGTCCCAAAGAACTACAACAGATTGTCAATAAGCTCTTAAACAACGTAAGCATCTTTAAaactctaaattattttaatattgtatatGGGTAAATTGATGAATTATGTTTAACTTTTGTAGGAAGATAAATTACCATATGCTTTCTACATATCGGATCAAGAACTAGTTGTGCAACTTGGGTTGTACTTGGAGAAAAACAAAGGTAAGTTGTGCTAAAGATTGTCTATAGAGAGTATCATACAAGTAAAGATATAACCATGGtgtttatttttgatatttttgacatttttgagTAAATGGTAATTGTAGTTCTGCTTAATATGTGCAGTTTCGGTTGAAAAGGTGTTGACTATAGTTTACCAACCACAAGCAATTTTCAGAATTCGTCCTGTTAGTCGATGTTCTGCGACGATTTCAGGTATTTGTTCATTCAAAATGGGATTTGTTAATGAGAATTTGCTCTGGGAAGTCATAAGATTATACCTACTAATGTAATATTTCTTCATTTGTTGAGGAATTTGTAGATTTTTTACTTCCTAATAAGTTTTGATAGTTTAGTTGACTATCTTAATGGAAGTCAAAGGGAACACTATGCAGTGATTTTCAATAACTCTTTTCTATGCTGCTCatcttttgattttttcagGTCACACAGAAGCTGTACTATCAGTTGCTTTTAGTCCTGATGGACGACACTTAGCCAGTGGTTCGGGTGATACCACTGTAAGATTGTGGGATCTGAATACCCAGACCCCAATGTTTACATGCACAGGTAACTAACTTCGATGTGTATTGATTGAGTACTTTCATCTTTTTGAACTCTTACTTGCTCTGGTATAGTTGCACGTTGTTGCATTGACTATTTCCTGAAGAAATTGGATTATACTGTGATTGATTTTCTATATGATCATGTTTTTTCTTGGAAGCTTTTTAAAATTCTCAACATAGTCTATCACTATTGTTATTATCAAGTAATTCCATAAAAAATAGCTCATGTTGCATTGTTCTTTTTCTTCCCTCCATGATGATTTTTGATGTGATAATGAGTATTGGATTCGCCGGTAGCCCGGTACATATTTTTCCAACTTGTATTTTGGACTGGAGAATTTAATTAGGTTGCGTTTGATGAAACTAGAATTAAGTGTTGAATTAGTTGCGTctcaaaataaatgttgaataaagCTAATGCAAATATCTGAACACTTAGAATAGCAGAAGTCATTTAATAGACCAGTAACATGTAATGCTCATCATTCTAGAGGTAATAAACGTGCGTTGCTTGAGTAAACTTTTCTGCATCTCCCTCACTTCTGGATTTAACTACATTTTGTCCCTTTTTGTGATTGGATGATTCCACGAGCAgacaaattataataaagagCATTTCAAGTATTTTAATTCTTGTTGCTAAAAGCCTTTGTTTTCTTCTTGGTGCACTATTATTGGTAAATTATCTACTTTTAGTTTGTTATTGTGGATACCTTATAGCAGCTATTAATTGGGAAAATGTTTTCAGGCCACAAAAACTGGGTTCTTTGTATCGCGTGGTCACCTGATGGCAAATATCTAGTTAGCGGAAGCAAATCTGGAGAACTTATATGCTGGGACCCACTAACGGGAAAACAATCAGGCAATCCCTTAAGTGTAATGTCTCCTCATGCTTATAATTTTTCGTATGCAGTAGTATAATTGGATTTTCGACACTTCTCCTCATTACTCTTAAACTTTAAAAACAACctattctaattaatatataatcatctATATCTGTATATTAATATTACACTATTTAGAAGTGAAATATTATGTTTAGCGTTATGTGAACCCTTTATAAGTATAAGAGTAAGAGTATAGATCTCTCAGATAGTATTTTTATGTTTGCAGTTTTGTAGTTCAAAATGACTATCTACAGCTTTCTGAAATCTGTCATTCAATGCTAGATTTCTTATGCTATTTTTACATTATACAActgattatttttaatgattccTTCTTCTCTAAACAGCTATAACATTTTTCTAGTCTTTTGCTAATGATTACTCACTTCTTGTTTCAGGGACATAAGAAATGGATTACTGGTTTATCTTGGGAACCTATACACCTGAACTCACCTAGCCGTAGGTTTGTAAGTGCTAGTAAAGATGGTGATGCACGTATATGGGATGTTGTAACAAAGAAATCTGTTATTTGCCTTACCGGTCACACCCTTGCAATAACGTGTGTCAAATGGGGTGGAGATGGTATGATATACACAGGGTATGTAATTTTCTTGATCTGTTTGATTTAATATATGGGCATCAAACTAATATCTGATCTCTAGGAAATGTCTGTAGATTTCACTAGTTATATCAGTTAGAATGTAGATACTGTTGATCTTATATTTAGAATAAGCACATATATTTAAGCCTGCAATATTTCTCATGCATGAAGATAGTGATAATCTGATGAATTTATCTATAAACTGTGGTTATATGTAACCAAGTTATTTGGGTTATCATGCTGCAGTTcgatttatttgtttatattacaTATTAGGAAAGTGATCGGATAGTAAATTTTCCCTCTTTTGTATTAGAACCTTTTATTATGTAGGTATAACTTGTTTAAAGTTATTTTCTTATGCTGTGCAGCTCCCAAGATTGTACAATCAACGTCTGGGAAACAACCCAGGGGAAATTAATTCGTCAACTAAAGGTAATTTACATTCCATCATGATATTGGGTTCTTATGCTGTGTTCTTTTGGATCTCAGTTGTACAAAAATATAGCATATGCTGATATgcctttttcattatttatgttATGATACAATCCTTTTAGGGCCATGGTCATTGGGTCAATTCCCTTGCATTGAGTACAGAGTATGTTCTACGCACTGGAGCTTTTGATCATACTGGAAAGAAATACTCATCTCCAGAGGAAATGAAGGAGGTACATTTATTAGTTTACTTATATGCATAAATGATGAGCACAAAAAATATGGTTGTCTTGTCTACATTACCTTTTGCAGATTTTATGCTGGTTTAAAATTACTTATAGCTGAAGCATTGAAGACATggagcctatttggaaactgatattttttaCAATCTGTTTCCAATCACAATCCCATTTGAAAAtctacaaattttaaattgaaagtgattttaTTTGGGTAAAAGATATTTTTTGATCATGATAAGATTATAGTAATTTTTGTTGCATCATTTGGTGTACAATTTTTGTTTCTTATCATTATGAGATTATTCCCTAAGTTATTGTGTTTTTTGGCAAAAGATTTTTCCGGATCATTATAAACATGAAAAAGTTGATAACAAAACAGCGCCATAAGTTGGCTCCTCTCCAATAAACCCACaccaaaataagaaaaaagtaAACCCATAAGTTAGCTCCCCAAATATCTGAATTTTTGTATAACTAGGTTTCTCCACCATTGTAGGTCAAAGTGATTACCCTTTGGTTTTATTTTTCCTGTTccattaataacattttttaagtGACTAATTCAGATACTTTCTGGTGCATTAGGTGGCTTTGGAGCGAT is drawn from Impatiens glandulifera chromosome 3, dImpGla2.1, whole genome shotgun sequence and contains these coding sequences:
- the LOC124932417 gene encoding notchless protein homolog; this encodes MEVETEDRTTMNSNSVMCQLTDPEGTSLGASMFLPQSAGPKELQQIVNKLLNNEDKLPYAFYISDQELVVQLGLYLEKNKVSVEKVLTIVYQPQAIFRIRPVSRCSATISGHTEAVLSVAFSPDGRHLASGSGDTTVRLWDLNTQTPMFTCTGHKNWVLCIAWSPDGKYLVSGSKSGELICWDPLTGKQSGNPLSGHKKWITGLSWEPIHLNSPSRRFVSASKDGDARIWDVVTKKSVICLTGHTLAITCVKWGGDGMIYTGSQDCTINVWETTQGKLIRQLKGHGHWVNSLALSTEYVLRTGAFDHTGKKYSSPEEMKEVALERYNKMRGNAPERLVSGSDDFTMILWEPQVDKKPKARLTGHQQLVNHVYFSPDGQWIASASFDKSVKLWNGTTGKFVAAFRGHVGPVYQISWSADSRLLLSGSKDSTLKVWDIRTQKLKEDLPGHADEVFAVDWSPDGEKVASGGRDRALKLWMG